Proteins co-encoded in one Malus domestica chromosome 09, GDT2T_hap1 genomic window:
- the LOC103421904 gene encoding ADP-ribosylation factor-like protein 8c: MGLLDSFLNWLRSLFFKQEMELSLVGLQNAGKTSLLNAIATGGYSEDMIPTVGFNMRKVTKGNVTIKVWDLGGQRRFRTMWERYCRGVSVIVYVVDAADRDSIPIARSELHDLLMKPSLNGIPLLVLGNKIDKSEALSKQALVDQLGLDSITDKEVCCYMISCKDSINIDVVIDWLIKHSKTAK, translated from the exons CTTATTTTTTAAACAGGAAATGGAACTTTCACTAGTAGGGCTTCAGAATGCAGGAAAGACATCTCTTTTAAATGCCATTGCT ACAGGGGGCTACAGTGAGGACATGATTCCAACT GTTGGATTCAACATGCGAAAAGTAACCAAGGGAAATGTGACAATCAAGGTTTGGGACCTTGGAGGTCAAAGAAGGTTCCGCACAATGTGGGAGCGTTACTGTCGTGGCGTCTCTGTAATTGT CTATGTAGTTGATGCTGCTGACAGAGACAGTATTCCAATAGCTCGAAGTGAGCTGCACGACCTCTTAATGAAACCTTCCTTAAATGGGATTCCGTTACTTGTTCTTGGCAACAAAATCGACAAGTCTGAGGCTCTTTCCAAACAAGCATTGGTTGATCAACT AGGCCTTGATTCAATTACGGACAAAGAAGTGTGCTGCTATATGATCTCATGCAAGGACTCCATAAATATAGATGTTGTCATTGATTGGCTTAtcaaacactccaaaacagcaaaATGA
- the LOC103444230 gene encoding transcription factor MYB20-like, translated as MGRKPCCDKVGLKKGPWTAEEDTKLINFILAHGQCCWRAVPKLAGLLRCGKSCRLRWTNYLRPDLKRGLLSEYEEKMVIDLHAELGNRWSKIVSHLPGRTDNEIKNHWNTHIKKKLRKMGIDPLTHKPIVNVNDQSQQSQSQKPEGGEEQSCAANDKFEIDQNAPTQAKEEDSKNMGGDGLDKMEFLIDGFCIDEVPLIEPHEILVPGVPPSSSTSSSSCSNSLSNFLEELHLPDFEWPDSDYSNNNSNNDSMGLWDDDFSSWGQESWAYGLL; from the exons ATGGGAAGGAAACCTTGCTGTGACAAAGTTGGGTTGAAGAAGGGACCATGGACAGCTGAAGAGGACACGAAGCTCATTAACTTCATCCTCGCCCATGGCCAATGCTGCTGGAGAGCTGTTCCTAAGCTTGCAG GATTATTAAGGTGTGGAAAAAGTTGCAGGTTGAGATGGACCAACTATCTGAGGCCAGACTTGAAGAGAGGTCTTTTATCAGAATATGAAGAGAAAATGGTCATTGATCTTCATGCTGAACTTGGCAACAG GTGGTCTAAGATTGTCTCTCATCTCCCTGGAAGAACAGATAATGAGATAAAAAATCATTGGAACACCCACATCAAGAAGAAGTTGAGAAAAATGGGGATTGATCCTCTCACCCACAAACCAATTGTTAATGTCAATGACCAAAGCCAACAATCACAAAGTCAAAAGCCAGAAGGAGGAGAAGAACAATCTTGTGCAGCTAATGACAAATTTGAAATTGACCAAAATGCCCCTACTCAGGCCAAAGAGGAAGATTCCAAAAACATGGGAGGTGATGGATTGGATAAAATGGAGTTCTTGATTGATGGATTCTGCATAGATGAAGTTCCACTAATTGAGCCCCATGAGATTTTAGTTCCTGGTGTTCCTCCTTCTTCATCAACCTCTTCATCTTCTTGTTCAAATTCATTATCCAATTTTCTTGAAGAATTGCATCTCCCAGATTTTGAGTGGCCTGACAGTGATTACAGCAACAACAACAGTAACAATGACAGCATGGGCTTGTGGGATGATGACTTCAGCAGCTGGGGTCAAGAATCTTGGGCATATGGGCTcttgtga